The Crocosphaera subtropica ATCC 51142 genome includes a window with the following:
- the purQ gene encoding phosphoribosylformylglycinamidine synthase subunit PurQ: MKFGVIVFPGSNCDRDLATVTEGLLHQPTRMIWHQDTDISDIDVIVLPGGFSYGDYLRCGAIARFSSVMRSVIEHANQGKLVLGICNGFQVLTEVGLLPGALIRNRDLHFICDRVPVRVENNQLPWTKKYTSQQVITLPVAHGEGRYYGDEDTIKELEDNHQIVFRYCNLLGEITEDSNPNGSLSNIAGISNKQGNILGMMPHPERASDPLIRATEGRILFEGLLV; encoded by the coding sequence ATGAAATTTGGTGTCATTGTTTTTCCCGGATCGAACTGCGATCGCGATCTTGCCACGGTTACAGAAGGGTTACTCCATCAACCCACCCGCATGATCTGGCATCAAGACACGGATATCAGTGATATTGATGTGATTGTTCTTCCAGGTGGGTTTAGTTATGGGGACTATCTACGTTGTGGGGCGATCGCCCGTTTTTCCTCTGTGATGCGATCGGTGATCGAACACGCCAACCAAGGTAAATTAGTGTTAGGGATCTGTAACGGGTTTCAAGTGTTAACGGAAGTGGGGTTATTACCAGGGGCGTTAATTCGTAACCGTGATTTACATTTTATCTGCGATCGGGTTCCTGTGAGGGTAGAAAATAATCAATTACCTTGGACAAAAAAATATACGTCTCAACAAGTGATTACCTTACCCGTTGCTCACGGAGAGGGGCGTTATTATGGGGATGAAGATACGATTAAAGAGTTAGAAGATAATCATCAAATTGTCTTTCGTTACTGCAATTTATTGGGGGAAATAACCGAAGATAGTAACCCTAATGGTTCCCTTTCTAATATTGCTGGAATTAGCAATAAACAGGGCAATATTTTAGGGATGATGCCTCATCCAGAAAGGGCTTCCGATCCTCTAATAAGGGCAACAGAAGGGCGTATTTTATTTGAAGGTTTGCTTGTTTGA
- the purS gene encoding phosphoribosylformylglycinamidine synthase subunit PurS — MSQEYHCRIYVTLRPSVLDPAGVAVQSGLHQLGYEGVEKVRIGKYIELTMMAHDKTHAETQLDEMCDRLLANPVIENYCYEITALETTGSPK; from the coding sequence ATTGTCGCATTTATGTTACCCTCAGACCATCGGTTTTAGATCCGGCTGGAGTCGCCGTACAATCAGGACTCCATCAGCTAGGATACGAAGGAGTCGAAAAAGTGAGAATTGGTAAGTATATTGAGCTTACCATGATGGCACACGATAAAACCCATGCCGAAACGCAACTGGATGAAATGTGCGATCGCCTTCTGGCTAACCCCGTCATCGAAAATTATTGTTATGAAATCACCGCATTAGAAACCACTGGGAGTCCAAAATGA